Below is a window of Lebetimonas sp. JH292 DNA.
TTATAAACTTGCAAAAAAACAGGTGGAAATTTATGAAAAAAAATTAAAACTCAGCGAAGCAAAGAATTACGGGAGTGTTGATTTAAGTTATGCTTATGTTAGGCTTCATCAAAATCCTGTTATGAAAATGAACACAGATGTAGCCGTTGGAGCGCAAAACGCGGGAAGTGCCCCGGTTTATCCACTGATTTATCAAAATGTGAACACTGAAATTCAGGCAGGAAGAAAAAATAATTTTACGGGGATTTTGAAATATTCATATCCACTCTTTACAGGTTTTGCTATAACTAATTTAATTAAAAAATCAAAAATAGAATTGATGCAAAAAAAGCTGGAACTTAAAAACACCAAAAGGGTTTTATTATTAAATGCCGCAAAATTATATTCAAATATTTATGCCCTAAACGCGAAAATTGACGCACTAAACAAAGCTAAGACGGCTGTAACGAGTGCAAAAGAAAAGGCTTTTTCGTTTTATAAAGAAGGGCTTTTGAATAAATCAGAGGCAAATGAAATTAATGCGAAATATTATGAAATAAATGCGAAAATAGACAGTGCCATTTCGCAAAAAAAAGCACTTTTAAATATTTTCTCAAATCTTGTCAATAAAAAAATTAAAAAAATTGACGGTTTAAATGTTTCTTCTTTAAAAAAAGAAAATATTTCCCAAAGAGCAGATATTTTAGCCATAAAAGAAAATCTTAATTTAAGCGAAACAATGATAAATTTAGCGAAATCAAAATTTTATCCTCAAATCGGTATTGAAATAGGATTAAAAAAGGAAGCAAACACATTCGGACTGGATAAAAACTATTATCAAAACAGAGATAAATCTTACGGAGCTGTTGAATTAAATTATAATATTTTTGACGGAGGCGCCGATAAGGCCAATATAGAAGAAGCCAAAATAGCAAAACTGCAAAGTCTTATTTATTATAAAAACTATTTGAATACCGCAAAAACAGAATATAAGAACGATTTATTAACACTTAAGGCTTTGAATGGTATGTTGGTTTCTGCAAAAAAAGAAGTCAGTGCAAGGCTTAGTTATTATGAATATATTAATGCTAAATTTGAAGAAGGCTTGGCGGATTCAGCCGATTTGACGGACGCCATTGCCAAATTGGCTGCTGCTAGGGCTAAAAAAGAAGATGTAAAATCCCAAATTTTCTTTTATACAATAAAAGCCAATTTAGATGGGGGAAACAGTTTTTAATGGAAAATGGAAAATGGATAATGAAATTTTTCATATAAAAGGTATAAAATGAAAAAAAATATTGTAGGAATAGTTTTAATTATATTAGTGGCAGTTGGAGGAGTTTTAATTTACAAAGCCTTGAATGCGAAAAAAATGCCTCCTGGAATTATTGCAGGGGTTGGAAATTTTGATGGTGATTTGATAAACATAAATACAAAATATCCGGGAAGGATTGTAAAAATCAATGTTGATGACGGTAGCAATATTAAAAAAGGCGGTATTATTGCCGTTCTTGACAGCGATGAGTATAAAGACAAATTAAAAGCTATTGAAGCTGAGATTAAGGCTAAAGAAAATGAATTAAATTTTACAGCCGCTAAAATAAAAAACGGTATAAAACAGGCCGAACTGGCTTACGGGGGTAAAAAAGATGAATTAAATGCATTGGAAAAAAATATAGAAATCTTAAAAGCGGTAATTGCTCAGGATAAAAACTAAAGAAAATTTAAATACGGCCATGGCAGCGAGAGCTAACATTAAAGCTCTTAAAAATGCCGTTTCGGCTTTAAAAGTACAAAAAGATGAAATACAGAGTGTAATCAATGAACTTACAATAAAATCTCCTATAAACGGGCATATTGTAGACAAAGTAGCAAATATAGGGGAAGTTTTGGGTGCTGGTATGAGCGTGGCCACTGCAATAGATTCCCAAAAACTTTATTTAAAAATGTATGTTGACGAAATTAATAACGGAAAAATAGAAATAGGGGAGCGGGCGGTTATATTTTTGGATGCTTATCCAAACAAACCTATTAAGGCAAGAGTAATCAAAATTGCCCAAAGAGCCGAATTTACTCCAAAAGAGGTTGAGGTGAGGGAAGACAGGATTCAAAGGGTTTATGAGGTTGATATAAAACCGGTAAATCCTAATCCATTAATTAAATTCGGGCTTCCGGGAATTGGGGTTATAAGTATAGGGGGCAGGTTACCGAAGAGTTTGGATGAACTGCCAAAACTGTAAGTTAAAATGTATAATGGAAAATGAGTGTAAATGAGCAAATCGAATTAAACTCACCTGGCTGCTTGAAAAGCGGCCACGATGAAAAGTTAATATTTGAAGTTAAAAACGTAACTGTAAAATATAAAAACAAAACTGCCATTGAAAAAGCTTCTATTGAAGGATATGAAAAAGAGATAATAGGATTTATCGGGGCTGACGGGGCGGGAAAGAGCTCTTTTATGTATGCCATAAGCGGGGTTAAAGATTTTGAGGGGGAAATCAGCTTTTATAATTTTGCTTATAAAAATATAAAAGAGGCTGAGAAATTAAAACAAAATATCGGTTTTATGCCTCAGGGTTTAGGGCTAGTTCTCTATAAAAATCTAAGTGTAAAAGAACATCTTGATTTTTTCAGCGATATAAGAAATGTAAAAAAAGATGACGAATATTATGAATATAGAAATAGACTTCTTAAAATGGCTGGGCTTTATGAATTTCAAAATAGGCTTGCCAAAAATTTAAGCGGAGGAATGAAACAAAAGCTTTCATTAATTTGCACGCTTATTCATAAGCCAAAACTTTTAATACTTGATGAGCCAACTACCGGGGTTGACCCTCTAAGCCGCAGGGAGCTTTGGAAAATACTGGATGAAACCAGAAGCGGTCTTACGATTGTGAGTACCGCTTATATGAATGAGGCCGCTTTGATGGACAGGGTATATCTTTTTGACGAGGGTAAAATTATCGCCGGCGGAAAACCGAAAGAACTGATTAATTCAATAAAAGAATATGTTTATGAAGAGACTGAGTGCAGTGAATGTATAACATTTAATAAAACCACTTATTCATTAAAATCTTTAAATGCTTCGCATAAAGAGCCTGCATTGGAGGGGCTCTTTTTTGTAAATGCACTTAAAAGGGGTAAAATACCTCCGAAAATGATTATTAAAGAAAATAAAAAAACGTTGCCGGATGTGGTGCTTAAAGCAAGGGGAATGACTAAAAGATTCGGGAATTTTACAGCGGATGACCATATTGATTTAGAGCTTAAAAAAGGAGAAATTTTAGGGCTTCTCGGGGCAAACGGGGCGGGGAAAACAACTCTTATTAAAATGCTTCTGGGGCTTTATCCCATTGATGAGGGGGAGCTTATTTTGCTTGGTAAAAAGATTAAATCGTATGAAGACAGAATATCTTTAAAAAGTCAAATCGGATATATGTCCCAGCTTTTTGCCCTTTACAAAGATATGACGGTAAGGGAAAATCTTTTGTATTTTGCGAATATGCATAAAATTGATTTACTTAAAACCTATAATTTAATAAAAGAATATGCAAAGTCTCTCGGTTTTGAAGAATATTTAAGCTCTTTTCCAAAAGATTTGCCTCTTGGTATAAATCAGAGGTTTTCATTAACGGCAGCTATTATGCATGAGCCTGTTGTTTTGTTTCTGGATGAGCCTACAAGCGGGGTGGATACAATTGCAAGAGCCCAGTTTTGGGATATTTTGCATCAGCTTAAAGTTAAATGGGGAATTTCTATAATTATTACGACACATTATATGAGCGAAGCGGAATACTGCGACAGGGTAGTGGTATTGAAAAGAGGCAAAAAAATAGTGGATGACACAGTAAAGAATCTGCATCAAAAATTTCCTGAGGCTGAGAGTTTTGAAGATATATTTGTAAGGTTTTATGAAAGTGAAAAGTGAAAAAGTGAAAAGTGAAAAGTGTAAAATGAAAAGTGTAATATTGAAGGAAGTTAATGAATATAGGGGTAATTAGGGCTTACATATTAAATGAGTTCAAAGATTTAATAAGAAGCAAAATGATATTTATGGTTTATTTGGTGCCTTTGATGATACTTATTTTGTTCGGTTACGGCATTAAAATGAATGTAAAACATGCGCGAAGTGTGGTGGTTGACTATGATAAAAGTAAAATTTCACTTGAGCTTATTTCAAAAATGAAAAATTCCCAGTATTTTAAACTATTACCGAAAATGAGTGAAAAAGAAGCTCTAAAACAAATGAAAATAGGAAAAATTGATATGATTTTTATTATTCCCCCCTCATTTGAAAAAAATATTTTGAAAAACCAAAAAACTGGGATCGGGGTTTTTATAGACGGTGCATATCCTATGAGGGCTCTCACTATGCAAAGTTATGCCGAGGGGTTGATTTTCGACACAGCTAAAAGTTTAAATCCTAATTTAAAAAATTTAATAACTATTAATCAAAGAATGCTTTTTAACCAGTCTCTAAAAGACGCAAATGCAATAGTCCCGGGGTTAATAGGGCTTATTTTATTGGTTGCGCCTGCAATTTTGGCTGCACTTTTGATTGTAAAGGAAAAAGAAGAAGGGACTATTTTTAATTTTTATTCATCTCCTGTAGGGAAAATAGATTTTTTAATAGCAAAATTAACGTCTGTGTTTTTTTTGCATTCATTTAATATATTTAATCTTTTTTTAGTGGCTGTTTATATTTTTAAAGTTCCTTTTAAAGGCAATTTTTTAATTTATTTTTTTTCAAGCGAAATATATATTTTAATATCTCTGGGAATAGGGCTTTTGGTAAGTATAGTCTCTTCAAGACAGATTGTGGCTCTTGTTCTTACCATTATTATTACCATAATTCCAGGATTTTTATATTCCGGAATGCTTATGCCCATCTCCTCTATGAAAGGGGAGTCGTATATTGAAGCCCATCTGTTTCCGGTAATGTATTATAACCATCTGGTTTATGATACATTTTTGATAGGTCAGGGTTTCGGTTCTTTTAAAAACATATTCTATTTTTGTATCTTAATTGTTTATGCTGTTGTTTTACTGATTCTTGGAAGATTGTTTTTGAAAAAAGGTCTGAAATGAAACAGTTTTTGAGTATCTTCAGTAAGGAAATTTTAAGCTTTTTAAGAAATGTAGGGCTTGTGGCGGTGGTTTTGTATTCTTTTACCTTTGATATTTATATTGCGGGAAACGGAATTCAGGTAAAACCGAGAAATGTATCTATAGGATATGTGGATTATTCGGGAGGTGTTGTTTCTAAAAAAATTCTCTCACATCTGCATAAACCGGAATTTAAAACACCGGTTATTTTTAAATCTCAAAAAGAGTTAAGTGATGCGATTTTTAACAAAAAAATAATGGTCGGAATTGTGTTTGATAATAATTTCGAAAAAAATATTTATAAAAGCAGGACTGCTAAAATAAATGTATTAATTGATTCCACTGCGGCAAGCCAGGCTTATGTAACGCTTAGTTACCTTCAAAATATAATTTTAAATATGAGCAATATAAAATTACCCGTTGATTTGGCCATACATAAACTTTTTAACCAAAACAGTAATTCAAAATGGTTTATGGCTTTTACCGAGCTTTTATCCGTAATTACATTGCTTGGGGTGATATTAAGCGCAATGGTTTTTGTAAAGGAAAAAGAAGACGGTACATGGGATATTATGCTTTTAATGCCGGTTAGTTCCAAACTTATTATTTTTGCAAAAATATTTTCTCAAGTTGTTATTTTGCTTGGAGGTGTTATTTTAGCATTTGGTTTTGTAATTTTTGGCGTTTTTAACGCACCGATGAACGGAAGTTTTTTTGATTTTTTAATATTAACTCTTCTTTATTCCATAACGGCGGCGGGACTCGGGCTTTTTATCGCTGCAATCAGCGAAAGCGCTTTGCAGGTGGGGCAGTATTCCATGCTCATAATGATGCCTCTTATTTTCTTGAGCGGTGCATGGACACCTATTTATGCTATGCATCCAATATTGCAGTTTTTATCTTTGTTTTCTCCTTTAAGGTATTATATCGAGGGAAGTGAAAGTATAATGTTTAGAGGCGCTGATATGATTCATTTATGGCAATTTTATGCGGCGCTTACATTTTTGGGTATTATTTTATTTATATACGGGTACAGAAAAATGGGAAGACTGTTTTAAAATTAAAAGTGTAAAGTTGAAAGTGAAAAATGATAAATATTGTGAGAAGGTAAAAAATGAAAGATATACAAAAAGAGTTTCTGGATAACCGTAATCCTACAAAAGATTTGTGGAGGATGTTCAGGGTAATAAGTGATTTTACAGATGCCTTTGAAGAACTTGACGATCTGCCTCCCGGAATTTCTATATTTGGTAGTGCAAGGGAAAAACCAGGTAGTTATTATTATGAAAAAGCTACTGAAATATCAAAGAAACTGAGCGGTTTAGGATATGCGATAATTACAGGAGGCGGTCCTGGTATTATGGAAGCTGCAAATAAGGGAGCAAAAATAAGTGTTGGGCTTAATATTCTTTTGCCTCACGAACAAGTTACCAATCCTTATGTAAAAATACCTCTTAAATTCAGATATTTTTTTACAAGAAAAGTGACATTTTTAAAATATAGTGTAGGTACTGTTATGATGCCGGGAGGTTATGGGACTTTGGATGAATTAAGCGAAGTTTTAACACTTGCGCAAACAGGCAGAATGAGCCAGATTCCAATTGTTTTTTTCGGCACTGAATATTATAAGCCACTTTTGGATTTTTTTGATAAGATGCTTGAATATAAACATATTGATAAAAAAGATTTAGACTTATTTATTGTTACAGATGATGTAGACGAGGCGGTTGAATATATATATAATAATGCTATAAAGCCTAATGTTAAGTAGCCACGTTCCAAGTGGACAAGCTTTTAGTATTAAAGTGAGTAGTGAGTAGTGAGTTGTCAAGAGCCCAACTGACCAAGTGAAGAGTTAAAAATGAGCCCTGCTCATCTGGCTGCTTGAAAAGCGGCCATGATGGAAAGTAAAAATTCAAAATAAATTTTATGTTTTTTTATTATTGAACTAGAACCTATACCGACTTTTCCTTTAAAAAAGGAAAAATTAACCTATTTTTATCTTGTAAAATCCCATAAAATCGTTTATAATTTCATTCCAAAATGCGTGGAAAAACCACGAGATCTTTAAAAAGGAAGAAAATGGAAAAAATCAGAATTAAACTTCAAGCATATGATCACAGAGTGCTTGATAAAGCCGTTGGAATAATTACTGACGCTATTAAAAGAACTGGAGCTGAAGTAAAGGGACCAATACCGTTACCTACAAAAATCAGAAGATATACAGTATTAAGATCACCTCATGTCAATAAAGATTCTAGAGAGCAATTTGAAATTAGAATTCACAGAAGACTTGTTGATGTTGTGAACGCATCGCCTGAAACTGTAGACCAATTAATGAAATTAGAATTGGCGCCAGAGGTTGATGTAGAAGTTAGGGCATTAAGTTAAGGAGAATTGAATGGAATTTATAGTTGAAAAAATAGGAATGAGTAGGACAGTATCAATCCCGAGTATTCCGGTTACTTTATTAAAAATTGTTCCAGCTAAGGTTTGTGAAATAAAAGAAGACAAAGCATTGGTTGCTTATGCTAATGGAAAAAAAATAAATAAAGCACTTGAAGGTATGCAGAAAAAATATGGACTTTCAAAAGAATTTAACAGATTTGCAGAACTTAAAGTTGCAAATACAGAGCCTGGGGATTTAACAATAGATCCTTTAAAAGAAGCTAAAAAAGTAAAACTTACTTTTAAAAGTAAAGGTAGGGGATTTGCCGGTGTAATTAAAAGACACGGATTTGCAGGAGGTCCGGGAGGACACGGAAGTAGATTCCACAGAGCTCCGGGTTCAATCGGTAACTGTGAATGGCCTGGACGTGTTCAGCCGGGACAAAAAATGCCGGGACATTACGGAAACAAAAACGTAACAGTTAACGCTGAAGTAGTTGAATTTGATGAAAATATGGGCGTACTTGTTATTAAAGGAAGTGTTCCAGGGGCCAATGGAAGTTTAGGAAAAGTAAGGATTGTGAAATGAGTGAAATTACAAAAATAACAAATTTACCGGAAGATTTTAAAGGTATCAATCCGCATAACCTTTATTTATATGTAAAAGCATACCTTGCCAATCAAAGGGCAGGTACTGCTCATACAAAAACAAGAGGAGAAGTTAGCGGCGGCGGTAAAAAACCGTTTAGACAAAAAGGTTTAGGCAGAGCCAGACAGGGAAGTATCAGAGCACCTCAATTTACAGGCGGCGGTGTGGCTCACGGACCAAGAAACGAAAGAGACTGGTCACAAAAATTAAATAAAAAACAAAAAAGAGTGGCTCTTAAATATGCTTTAAATGAAAAAGCAAATGAGGAAAAACTTTATGTTGTTGATTCGATTAAAATTGAGTCAGGAAAAACAAAAGATGCTGTAAAATGGCTAAGTAATTTAAATGAAAGAGACTATTTAATAGTAGTTGACGAAATGGATGAAAATACATTTTTAGCATTCAGAAACATTCCAAACGTATATATTATTACACCAGAAGAATTAAATGCATATTATGCAAGCGTTTTTAAATCAATTATTTTTGATAAAGCGGCTTACGAAAAAGTTATAAAGGGCTAAAGATGGCTGATATTACAGATATTAAATCAATAGTTTATACTGAAAAAGCACTAAACTTGCAAGAAGATGGTGTTTTAGTAGTTCAAACTACACCAAAAGTAACTAAAAACCAATTAAAAACTATTTTTAAAGAATATTTCGGTGTAACACCGTTAAAAGTGAATTCACTTAGACAAAAAGGTAAAGTTAAGAGATTTAAAGGGATAACAGGTAAAAAATCGGATTTCAAAAAATTCTATGTAAAATTACCTGAAGATGCAAAACTTGAAAGCCTAAGTGTATAAAGGAAATACTATGGGAATTAAAACATACAAACCGTATACACCGTCAAGAAGATTTATGAGTTCGCTTGATAACAGCGACATAACTTCTAAACCAACGGTAAAAAAATTACTAATTAAA
It encodes the following:
- a CDS encoding TolC family protein; its protein translation is MPLILSAESFNDIAKSITNSLNYKLAKKQVEIYEKKLKLSEAKNYGSVDLSYAYVRLHQNPVMKMNTDVAVGAQNAGSAPVYPLIYQNVNTEIQAGRKNNFTGILKYSYPLFTGFAITNLIKKSKIELMQKKLELKNTKRVLLLNAAKLYSNIYALNAKIDALNKAKTAVTSAKEKAFSFYKEGLLNKSEANEINAKYYEINAKIDSAISQKKALLNIFSNLVNKKIKKIDGLNVSSLKKENISQRADILAIKENLNLSETMINLAKSKFYPQIGIEIGLKKEANTFGLDKNYYQNRDKSYGAVELNYNIFDGGADKANIEEAKIAKLQSLIYYKNYLNTAKTEYKNDLLTLKALNGMLVSAKKEVSARLSYYEYINAKFEEGLADSADLTDAIAKLAAARAKKEDVKSQIFFYTIKANLDGGNSF
- a CDS encoding biotin/lipoyl-binding protein, coding for MKKNIVGIVLIILVAVGGVLIYKALNAKKMPPGIIAGVGNFDGDLININTKYPGRIVKINVDDGSNIKKGGIIAVLDSDEYKDKLKAIEAEIKAKENELNFTAAKIKNGIKQAELAYGGKKDELNALEKNIEILKAVIAQDKN
- a CDS encoding HlyD family secretion protein; this translates as MAARANIKALKNAVSALKVQKDEIQSVINELTIKSPINGHIVDKVANIGEVLGAGMSVATAIDSQKLYLKMYVDEINNGKIEIGERAVIFLDAYPNKPIKARVIKIAQRAEFTPKEVEVREDRIQRVYEVDIKPVNPNPLIKFGLPGIGVISIGGRLPKSLDELPKL
- a CDS encoding ATP-binding cassette domain-containing protein, which translates into the protein MSVNEQIELNSPGCLKSGHDEKLIFEVKNVTVKYKNKTAIEKASIEGYEKEIIGFIGADGAGKSSFMYAISGVKDFEGEISFYNFAYKNIKEAEKLKQNIGFMPQGLGLVLYKNLSVKEHLDFFSDIRNVKKDDEYYEYRNRLLKMAGLYEFQNRLAKNLSGGMKQKLSLICTLIHKPKLLILDEPTTGVDPLSRRELWKILDETRSGLTIVSTAYMNEAALMDRVYLFDEGKIIAGGKPKELINSIKEYVYEETECSECITFNKTTYSLKSLNASHKEPALEGLFFVNALKRGKIPPKMIIKENKKTLPDVVLKARGMTKRFGNFTADDHIDLELKKGEILGLLGANGAGKTTLIKMLLGLYPIDEGELILLGKKIKSYEDRISLKSQIGYMSQLFALYKDMTVRENLLYFANMHKIDLLKTYNLIKEYAKSLGFEEYLSSFPKDLPLGINQRFSLTAAIMHEPVVLFLDEPTSGVDTIARAQFWDILHQLKVKWGISIIITTHYMSEAEYCDRVVVLKRGKKIVDDTVKNLHQKFPEAESFEDIFVRFYESEK
- a CDS encoding ABC transporter permease, with protein sequence MNIGVIRAYILNEFKDLIRSKMIFMVYLVPLMILILFGYGIKMNVKHARSVVVDYDKSKISLELISKMKNSQYFKLLPKMSEKEALKQMKIGKIDMIFIIPPSFEKNILKNQKTGIGVFIDGAYPMRALTMQSYAEGLIFDTAKSLNPNLKNLITINQRMLFNQSLKDANAIVPGLIGLILLVAPAILAALLIVKEKEEGTIFNFYSSPVGKIDFLIAKLTSVFFLHSFNIFNLFLVAVYIFKVPFKGNFLIYFFSSEIYILISLGIGLLVSIVSSRQIVALVLTIIITIIPGFLYSGMLMPISSMKGESYIEAHLFPVMYYNHLVYDTFLIGQGFGSFKNIFYFCILIVYAVVLLILGRLFLKKGLK
- a CDS encoding ABC transporter permease, which codes for MKQFLSIFSKEILSFLRNVGLVAVVLYSFTFDIYIAGNGIQVKPRNVSIGYVDYSGGVVSKKILSHLHKPEFKTPVIFKSQKELSDAIFNKKIMVGIVFDNNFEKNIYKSRTAKINVLIDSTAASQAYVTLSYLQNIILNMSNIKLPVDLAIHKLFNQNSNSKWFMAFTELLSVITLLGVILSAMVFVKEKEDGTWDIMLLMPVSSKLIIFAKIFSQVVILLGGVILAFGFVIFGVFNAPMNGSFFDFLILTLLYSITAAGLGLFIAAISESALQVGQYSMLIMMPLIFLSGAWTPIYAMHPILQFLSLFSPLRYYIEGSESIMFRGADMIHLWQFYAALTFLGIILFIYGYRKMGRLF
- a CDS encoding TIGR00730 family Rossman fold protein, whose translation is MKDIQKEFLDNRNPTKDLWRMFRVISDFTDAFEELDDLPPGISIFGSAREKPGSYYYEKATEISKKLSGLGYAIITGGGPGIMEAANKGAKISVGLNILLPHEQVTNPYVKIPLKFRYFFTRKVTFLKYSVGTVMMPGGYGTLDELSEVLTLAQTGRMSQIPIVFFGTEYYKPLLDFFDKMLEYKHIDKKDLDLFIVTDDVDEAVEYIYNNAIKPNVK
- the rpsJ gene encoding 30S ribosomal protein S10 — protein: MEKIRIKLQAYDHRVLDKAVGIITDAIKRTGAEVKGPIPLPTKIRRYTVLRSPHVNKDSREQFEIRIHRRLVDVVNASPETVDQLMKLELAPEVDVEVRALS
- the rplC gene encoding 50S ribosomal protein L3, which codes for MEFIVEKIGMSRTVSIPSIPVTLLKIVPAKVCEIKEDKALVAYANGKKINKALEGMQKKYGLSKEFNRFAELKVANTEPGDLTIDPLKEAKKVKLTFKSKGRGFAGVIKRHGFAGGPGGHGSRFHRAPGSIGNCEWPGRVQPGQKMPGHYGNKNVTVNAEVVEFDENMGVLVIKGSVPGANGSLGKVRIVK
- the rplD gene encoding 50S ribosomal protein L4, coding for MSEITKITNLPEDFKGINPHNLYLYVKAYLANQRAGTAHTKTRGEVSGGGKKPFRQKGLGRARQGSIRAPQFTGGGVAHGPRNERDWSQKLNKKQKRVALKYALNEKANEEKLYVVDSIKIESGKTKDAVKWLSNLNERDYLIVVDEMDENTFLAFRNIPNVYIITPEELNAYYASVFKSIIFDKAAYEKVIKG
- a CDS encoding 50S ribosomal protein L23, whose translation is MADITDIKSIVYTEKALNLQEDGVLVVQTTPKVTKNQLKTIFKEYFGVTPLKVNSLRQKGKVKRFKGITGKKSDFKKFYVKLPEDAKLESLSV